One window from the genome of Hydra vulgaris chromosome 02, alternate assembly HydraT2T_AEP encodes:
- the LOC136076024 gene encoding zinc finger MYM-type protein 1-like produces MLKPKYLLTCLAVSFKSSPDLEKQNSICPILHRFIVSQVKSGATKRREKAAAREEIAHHPKLTHFLKPLVQTRNVSIPTETETNNSDCHYLNTRVESDRLICESTSNGTTILHNFLSDDPSEWPDNVSDAQRCDIVKRGFKKIKIDFPYNLERRRFSLNYYNRKMKNGEIFERTWLIYSLNSNKVFCFCCKLFGISSSPFWQGMNTWEGLSKKLKEHETCSAHFKCFEQWMTLGKGIANQATIDEKQQKLLHKERIFWRAVLERILDITLFLSARNLAFRGSDTAICSKSNGNFLGVFELQAKDDIVLNELMQRIQDKETKEHYLSNDTQNELIRLLATEIESKNLSKVKIAKYYSIILDCTPDVSHKEQMSIILQSVTCTPGVGIDIYENFFGYLTVNDTKSGKKLGSKYFRRGQSYDNAANMKVKVKGVQAIFLEMNLKALYVPCANHSLNLVIVDGALSSISAISFFGILSKLYTLFLSSPPRWEILKSCVAISVKPQSDTRLEKKRDGATATEVRSLTEYIRTWPFLLSIIIWYEVLFQINKSRKLLQSSATSLDILASEINATKAFLYEYRENGFSDARVKASEIAKVLGIEKVFSMVRSRKKKSIYSYECADHTWQPEHQYKADFFLPLIDMSIASVKERFEQISIVTKLYDFLYRSESLIKACNENSLSAYCKNLQIKLADIDSEDLESELKRFVVVIKEGKNALLKSAYDFLNYIYKEELQETYPNLVIALQIIITLPVTVASAEHSFSKSTMVDERLSSLAMLSIENEVARTLSYEGIINEFASMKTPRKSFF; encoded by the exons ATGCTAAAGCCAAAATACTTGTTGACTTGTTTAGCAGTCTCATTCAAAAGTTCTCCagatttagaaaaacaaaatagtatatGCCCTATCCTACACAGATTTATTGTTTCACAAG TGAAAAGTGGTGCCACTAAGAGAAGAGAAAAAGCTGCAGCCAGGGAGGAAATCGCACATCACCCCAAGCtaacacattttttgaaaccattAGTTCAGACTAGAAATGTTTCGATACCAACAGAAACAGAAACAAATAATTCTGATTGTCATTATTTGAATACTAGAGTAGAGTCAGATAGGTTGATATGCGAGTCTACGTCAAATGGCACAACAATTCTGCATAATTTTCTCAGTGATGATCCTTCTGAGTGGCCAGATAATGTTTCTGACGCACAGAGGTGTGACATTGTTAAACGTGGTTTCAAAAAGATCAAAATTGATTTTCCATACAATTTAGAAAGAAGACGGTTTTCACTGAATTATTATAACCGCAAGATGAAGAATGGAGAAATCTTTGAACGCACATGGCTCATATATTCTTTGAACAGCaataaagtgttttgtttttgttgcaaACTTTTTGGGATAAGTTCTTCACCATTCTGGCAAGGAATGAACACTTGGGAAGGCttgtcaaaaaaacttaaagaacacGAAACATGCAGTGCACATTTCAAGTGCTTTGAACAATGGATGACTTTAGGAAAAG GCATTGCAAATCAAGCTACCATAGACGAGAAACAACAAAAGTTGCTTCATAAAGAGCGGATATTTTGGAGGGCTGTGTTAGAAAGGATACTAGACATTACCTTATTTCTTTCTGCAAGAAACCTTGCATTCCGTGGTTCAGACACAGCCATTTGTTCAAAGAGCAATGGAAACTTTCTTGGGGTGTTTGAATTACAGGCTAAGGATGATATCGTTCTCAATGAGCTTATGCAAAGAATTCAGGACAAAGAAACCAAGGAGCACTACTTGAGCAATGACACACAGAACGAGTTGATTAGACTTTTAGCTACGGAGATTGAATCCAAAAACCTTTCTAAGGTAAAAATAGCAAAATACTATTCTATTATTTTAGATTGTACGCCAGACGTTTCGCACAAAGAACAAATGAGCATTATTCTGCAATCAGTAACATGTACTCCTGGAGTAGGTATCGACATTTACGAAAATTTCTTTGGATATCTCACAGTAAATGATACAAAATCAGGCAAAAAATTGGGATCTAAATATTTTAGACGAGGTCAATCTTACGATAATGCTGCTAATAtgaaagtaaaagtaaaaggtGTTCAAGCAATATTTCTGGAAATGAATCTTAAGGCCTTATATGTTCCATGTGCTAACCATTCACTCAATCTTGTTATTGTTGATGGTGCACTGTCATCCATTAgtgcaatttctttttttggtaTTCTTTCAAAGTTATACACGCTCTTTTTATCGTCTCCTCCTCGatgggaaattttaaaatcatgcgTGGCAATTTCAGTCAAGCCACAATCAGATACCAGATTGGAAA AAAAAAGAGATGGGGCAACAGCCACAGAAGTACGATCGCTGACAGAATATATTAGAACATGGCCTTTCTTATTATCAATCATTATTTGGTATgaagttttatttcaaattaacaaATCAAGAAAGCTGCTTCAGTCTTCTGCAACCTCTCTCGACATATTAGCTAGTGAAATAAATGCAACAAAAGCGTTTCTATATGAGTATCGCGAAAATGGATTTTCTGACGCACGTGTTAAGGCATCAGAAATCGCAAAAGTATTGGgtattgaaaaggttttttcgATGGTGCGttcacgaaaaaaaaaatcgatttaTTCATACGAGTGTGCTGATCACACTTGGCAACCTGAGCATCAGTATAAAGCAGATTTCTTTTTGCCACTAATTGATATGTCAATTGCATCAGTAAAAGAGCGTTTTGAACAGATCAGCATTGTCACAAAGCTTTATGACTTTCTTTACCGATCTGAGAGTCTTATCAAAGCTTGTAATGAAAATTCTCTGTCTGCTTATtgcaaaaatttgcaaataaagcTTGCTGATATAGATTCTGAAGATTTAGAATCGGAGTTAAAACGTTTTGTTGTAGTTATAAAGGAGGGAAAAAATGCTCTCCTAAAATCTGCATATGACTTCCTAAACTACATCTACAAAGAAGAGCTGCAAGAAACTTATCCCAATCTAGTTATTGCGTTACAAATCATTATTACTTTACCAGTTACTGTTGCAAGTGCAGAACATAGCTTCAGcaa gtCAACAATGGTCGATGAACGTTTGTCTTCCTTAGCAATGCTGTCTATTGAGAACGAGGTTGCAAGAACATTAAGTTATGAAGGCATAATAAATGAGTTTGCAAGCATGAAAACACCTCGCAAATCCTTTTTTTGA